Proteins from one Candidatus Krumholzibacteriia bacterium genomic window:
- the purM gene encoding phosphoribosylformylglycinamidine cyclo-ligase — MSTAIHPAHQERDDEMRYRDSGVDIDKANEATRAIARLVKKTWGGEVLSEIGSFGGLFRVPADMREPVLVSSMDGVGTKLLVARAARRYDTVGQDLVNHCVNDILVQGARPLFFLDYVAAGKIEPDMIASVVSGLAKACAENGCALIGGETAEMPGLYQEGDFDLAGTIVGVVERDAIIDGSGIVPGDVVLALPSNGLHTNGYSLARRVAFETLGLAVDARVDELGTTVADEFLRVHRSYLTAVNEIAARVKIKGLAHITGGGVLENLPRILPKGCAARLEKGAWPVPPVFTWLAEKGDVVAGEMHRVFNMGAGMLVVVSAEDADYVPERADGLEVYRAGTIVRGDGTVTVE, encoded by the coding sequence GTGAGCACCGCGATCCACCCGGCCCATCAGGAGCGTGACGACGAAATGCGATACCGGGATTCCGGGGTCGACATCGACAAGGCCAATGAGGCCACGCGCGCCATTGCGCGCCTGGTAAAGAAGACCTGGGGGGGCGAGGTCCTCTCCGAGATCGGATCCTTCGGCGGGCTGTTTCGCGTCCCCGCCGACATGCGCGAGCCGGTGCTGGTGAGCAGCATGGACGGCGTCGGTACCAAGCTTCTGGTGGCACGCGCCGCACGCCGTTACGACACCGTGGGCCAGGACCTCGTGAACCACTGTGTCAACGACATCCTCGTGCAGGGCGCGCGCCCGCTGTTCTTTCTGGACTACGTCGCGGCGGGAAAGATCGAGCCGGACATGATCGCGTCGGTCGTGTCGGGACTGGCAAAGGCGTGCGCGGAGAACGGCTGCGCGCTGATCGGCGGCGAGACCGCGGAGATGCCCGGGCTCTACCAGGAGGGCGACTTCGACCTGGCCGGAACCATCGTCGGGGTAGTGGAGCGCGATGCGATCATCGACGGGTCGGGCATCGTGCCCGGTGACGTGGTCCTCGCGCTGCCCTCAAACGGCCTGCATACCAACGGCTACTCGCTCGCGCGCCGGGTTGCCTTCGAAACGCTGGGGCTGGCGGTGGATGCGCGCGTGGACGAACTGGGAACCACGGTGGCCGACGAGTTTCTGCGCGTTCACCGCTCCTACCTGACTGCTGTCAACGAGATTGCGGCGCGGGTCAAGATCAAGGGGTTGGCGCACATCACCGGTGGCGGCGTGCTCGAAAACCTGCCGCGCATTCTGCCCAAAGGCTGTGCCGCGCGCCTGGAAAAGGGCGCCTGGCCGGTGCCGCCGGTGTTTACATGGCTGGCGGAGAAGGGTGACGTGGTGGCCGGGGAGATGCACCGCGTGTTCAACATGGGTGCGGGCATGCTGGTGGTGGTGTCGGCGGAGGACGCCGACTACGTTCCCGAGCGCGCCGATGGGCTCGAGGTCTACCGGGCGGGCACCATCGTGCGCGGTGACGGAACCGTGACGGTGGAGTAG
- a CDS encoding HD-GYP domain-containing protein → MTSKGELRDSSIGFRVYYLTFILAGFALFALLVRDFPLTRFPEVLVFALMIVVADTAQITLPRGGASIYASSPLDLAAIVLLGPPAAVLVEAIASFFSEVFIQRRAAVKYAFNVPLLIMTVGLAGLAYWSFPPSWTSLDSARFLVPLGVCSVVYYLVNTIAISVVVALRGRKSAFQVWRHNYLWTFFHIFAFIPIGAIIALVYRAHGMWTLLLFIVPIFLARYTFKLYIEMKEAHINTVAALTSAIDANDPYTHGHSYRVSRYALRLGRGLGLSARDLEILEYGALLHDIGKIAIEHEILLKKERLSDQEFLTLKQHPTIGADIVENLKFLREAAVLVRYHHEQPNGRGYPEGLKGNEIPIGARIILVSDAFDAMTSDRPYRKGLPVEKVVDQFHKYRGEQFDREIADLLLELIERGDFPLIVENDPTTAIYESLQERL, encoded by the coding sequence GTGACCTCAAAGGGTGAGCTGAGAGACTCGTCGATCGGGTTCAGGGTCTATTACCTTACCTTCATCCTCGCCGGTTTCGCCCTCTTTGCGCTTCTTGTCCGTGATTTCCCGCTGACACGCTTTCCGGAAGTTCTCGTTTTCGCCCTCATGATCGTGGTGGCGGATACCGCGCAGATCACCCTGCCACGGGGTGGCGCGTCCATCTATGCCTCCAGCCCGCTTGACCTGGCCGCCATCGTGCTGCTGGGCCCGCCGGCCGCGGTGCTGGTGGAGGCCATCGCCTCTTTCTTCTCGGAGGTGTTCATCCAGCGGCGCGCGGCGGTGAAGTACGCGTTCAACGTGCCGCTGCTGATCATGACCGTGGGTCTGGCGGGGCTGGCGTACTGGTCTTTCCCGCCGTCGTGGACCAGCCTGGATTCGGCACGCTTCCTGGTGCCACTGGGTGTATGCAGCGTGGTGTACTACCTGGTCAATACCATCGCCATCAGCGTGGTGGTTGCGTTGCGCGGGCGCAAGAGTGCGTTCCAGGTGTGGCGCCACAACTACCTGTGGACCTTCTTCCACATCTTCGCCTTCATACCCATCGGCGCCATCATTGCCCTGGTGTATCGCGCGCACGGAATGTGGACGCTGCTGCTCTTCATCGTACCCATCTTCCTCGCGCGGTATACCTTCAAGCTGTACATCGAGATGAAGGAGGCGCACATTAATACCGTTGCCGCCCTCACCTCCGCCATCGACGCCAACGACCCCTACACCCACGGCCACTCCTACCGGGTGTCGCGCTACGCGCTGCGACTGGGTCGCGGATTGGGACTCTCCGCGCGCGACCTGGAGATCCTCGAATACGGCGCCCTGTTGCACGACATCGGCAAGATCGCCATCGAGCACGAGATCCTGCTCAAGAAGGAGCGCCTGAGTGACCAGGAGTTCCTCACCCTGAAGCAGCACCCCACCATCGGCGCGGACATCGTGGAAAACCTCAAGTTTCTGCGGGAAGCCGCCGTACTGGTGCGCTATCATCACGAGCAGCCCAACGGGCGCGGATATCCGGAGGGGCTCAAGGGAAACGAGATTCCCATCGGTGCGAGGATCATCCTGGTTTCGGATGCGTTCGATGCCATGACCTCGGACCGTCCTTACCGCAAGGGACTGCCGGTTGAGAAGGTGGTCGACCAGTTCCACAAGTACCGCGGCGAGCAGTTTGACCGCGAGATCGCGGATCTGCTGCTGGAGCTGATCGAGCGCGGTGATTTCCCGCTCATCGTGGAGAACGACCCGACCACCGCCATCTACGAGTCCCTGCAGGAACGTCTTTAG
- a CDS encoding PfkB family carbohydrate kinase, producing MQEQKKEPLLIVGSVAFDSIETPQGRADMALGGSASFASIAASYFSSPQVVGIVGDDFGSHHMDKMSDHGVDVRGIESVAGKTFHWKGRYHENFKDRDTLETALNVFQHFNPSIPEAYRQTKFVLLGNIDPGLQLSVLDQTHDARLVAMDTMNFWINTKRDALLEVIKRVDLLFINDEEAMQLADEWTVLASAGKIRQWGPRYVVIKRGEHGAVLFGPDVTLYVPAVLLTRVVDPTGAGDTFAGGFLGHLSRSGSLDRSNLAAALTWGTVMASYAVEAFSVDGICGLSAHDIEGRRRHLIDLVSY from the coding sequence ATGCAAGAGCAGAAGAAGGAGCCGTTGTTGATCGTGGGTTCGGTGGCGTTCGATTCCATCGAGACCCCGCAGGGCCGCGCCGACATGGCGCTGGGCGGATCGGCCAGCTTCGCCTCCATCGCCGCGAGCTACTTCTCGAGTCCCCAGGTGGTGGGGATCGTGGGGGACGACTTCGGGTCGCACCATATGGACAAGATGAGCGACCACGGGGTGGACGTGCGCGGCATCGAATCCGTGGCGGGGAAGACCTTCCACTGGAAGGGCCGCTACCACGAGAACTTCAAGGACCGCGACACACTGGAGACCGCGCTCAACGTGTTCCAGCACTTCAATCCCAGCATCCCCGAGGCATACCGTCAGACGAAATTCGTGCTGCTCGGCAACATCGATCCCGGCCTGCAACTGTCCGTGCTGGATCAGACCCACGACGCCCGTCTCGTGGCCATGGACACCATGAATTTCTGGATCAACACCAAGCGCGACGCGTTGCTGGAAGTGATCAAGCGCGTCGACCTGCTCTTCATCAACGACGAAGAAGCCATGCAACTCGCCGACGAGTGGACGGTGCTGGCCTCGGCCGGAAAGATCCGCCAGTGGGGACCGCGTTATGTGGTGATCAAGCGGGGTGAGCACGGCGCGGTTCTGTTTGGTCCCGACGTGACCCTCTACGTGCCCGCGGTGCTGCTCACGCGCGTGGTGGACCCCACCGGTGCGGGCGACACCTTCGCGGGAGGCTTCCTGGGGCACCTCTCCCGCAGCGGCAGTCTCGACCGCTCCAACCTGGCCGCGGCGCTCACCTGGGGAACCGTCATGGCCAGCTACGCGGTGGAGGCCTTCTCGGTGGATGGCATCTGCGGTCTCTCCGCGCACGATATCGAGGGGCGCCGCCGGCATCTGATCGACCTGGTGAGCTACTGA
- the argS gene encoding arginine--tRNA ligase: MSARDTIVAAVADALRGLGYDAAGVPVAMERPRDAAHGDIATPVAMSLAKVLKKNPIEIAERVAASLRVDPDVVASVEAVRPGFINFRLAGPVLASTVREVLEAGNAYGRTGDGAGQRLQVEYVSANPTGPLVIVSARAAAVGNAILNLLDFAGYQTQGEYYVNDFGKQVEALGASLGFRLRERLGMAAKGESIEQYQYPGGYLAEIAAEAEEERAKRLATSGDVAELGRLAAARLLDRIRDDLLRYGVRFDEFFLESSLHPEAVEAAYDRLVASGHTYQQDGAVYFRSTEFGDDKDRVLKKSDGVPTYFVADVAYHAAKLDRGFDRAIGLLGPDHHGYVARMRAAMTALGAPADWLEIIIVGWVRLLEDGNPVSMSKRAGEFISMRELIEDVGVDVAKYFFLMRRANSPLDFDLTLARKQSDENPVYYVQYAHARIASVIRFAEERGVAAAGADLSLLTAAEERALMLQLLYFPGVVAGAAHAREPHRIATYAQELATAFHQFYHACRIVGEDAAVSAARLDLARATKIVLKNALHLLGVSAPESM, translated from the coding sequence TTGAGCGCACGCGACACCATCGTGGCCGCCGTCGCGGACGCGTTGCGTGGTCTGGGTTACGATGCCGCCGGCGTTCCGGTGGCGATGGAGCGCCCACGCGATGCCGCGCATGGAGACATCGCGACCCCGGTTGCCATGTCCCTGGCCAAGGTCCTCAAGAAGAACCCCATCGAAATCGCGGAGCGCGTGGCGGCTTCGCTGCGCGTCGACCCGGACGTGGTGGCGAGCGTGGAGGCGGTGCGCCCCGGATTCATCAACTTCCGGCTCGCCGGACCCGTGCTGGCCAGCACCGTGCGCGAGGTGCTCGAAGCCGGCAATGCCTACGGCCGTACCGGTGACGGCGCCGGTCAGCGCCTGCAGGTGGAGTATGTCTCCGCCAACCCGACCGGCCCGCTGGTAATCGTTTCCGCGCGCGCCGCGGCGGTGGGCAACGCCATTCTCAACCTGCTCGATTTCGCGGGTTACCAGACGCAGGGCGAATACTACGTGAACGACTTCGGCAAGCAGGTGGAGGCGCTGGGCGCGAGCCTCGGCTTCCGTCTGCGTGAGCGGCTGGGTATGGCGGCGAAGGGTGAGTCGATTGAGCAGTACCAGTACCCCGGGGGTTACCTGGCGGAGATCGCCGCGGAAGCGGAGGAAGAGCGGGCGAAGCGCCTGGCGACTTCGGGGGACGTGGCGGAACTCGGACGGCTGGCCGCCGCGCGTTTGCTGGACCGCATTCGCGACGACCTGCTCCGCTACGGGGTGCGCTTCGATGAGTTCTTCCTGGAGTCTTCGCTGCACCCGGAGGCGGTGGAGGCGGCCTACGACCGTCTCGTCGCCAGCGGACACACCTACCAGCAGGATGGGGCGGTGTATTTTCGCTCCACCGAGTTCGGCGACGACAAGGATCGCGTGCTGAAGAAGAGCGACGGTGTGCCCACCTATTTCGTGGCCGACGTGGCCTATCACGCGGCCAAGCTGGATCGCGGCTTCGACCGTGCCATCGGGCTGCTGGGCCCCGATCACCACGGCTACGTGGCGCGTATGCGGGCGGCCATGACCGCGCTGGGCGCGCCGGCCGACTGGCTGGAGATCATCATTGTCGGCTGGGTGCGTCTGCTGGAGGACGGGAACCCGGTGAGCATGAGCAAACGCGCGGGTGAGTTCATCAGCATGCGCGAGTTGATCGAGGACGTGGGTGTGGATGTGGCCAAGTACTTCTTTCTGATGCGCCGCGCAAACTCGCCGCTCGATTTCGATCTCACCCTGGCGCGCAAACAGTCCGACGAGAACCCGGTGTACTACGTGCAGTACGCGCACGCGCGCATCGCCAGCGTTATTCGCTTTGCCGAGGAGCGCGGCGTGGCCGCAGCCGGCGCCGACCTTTCGCTGTTGACGGCGGCGGAAGAACGCGCGCTGATGCTGCAACTGTTGTACTTTCCGGGTGTAGTGGCGGGGGCGGCGCATGCACGCGAACCGCACCGCATCGCCACCTACGCGCAGGAACTCGCCACCGCGTTTCACCAGTTCTATCATGCGTGCCGCATCGTGGGCGAAGATGCGGCGGTTTCGGCGGCGCGGCTGGATCTTGCACGCGCCACCAAGATTGTCTTGAAGAACGCGCTGCACCTGCTGGGTGTGAGCGCCCCCGAAAGCATGTAG
- the rsfS gene encoding ribosome silencing factor, giving the protein MTKRSIEPKPTARRPAGKKPSRATVATARKVAGYAYDKKAGDVLIMDLRKVTDLTRFFILCSGESGPQVKAIADNVLEQARKAGIEIYNVEGYDALRWILIDMIDIVVHIFQPEVRRYYQLERLWGDAPVERIGDGEAESGS; this is encoded by the coding sequence GTGACGAAGCGATCGATCGAACCAAAGCCGACAGCGCGCCGGCCCGCGGGAAAGAAGCCCTCGCGGGCCACCGTGGCCACCGCGCGCAAGGTTGCCGGTTACGCATACGACAAGAAGGCCGGGGACGTGTTGATCATGGACCTGCGCAAGGTGACGGACCTGACCCGGTTCTTCATCCTGTGCAGCGGAGAGTCGGGTCCCCAGGTCAAGGCCATCGCGGACAACGTCCTGGAACAGGCCCGCAAGGCCGGCATCGAAATCTACAACGTGGAAGGGTATGACGCACTGCGCTGGATCCTGATCGACATGATCGACATCGTCGTCCACATCTTCCAGCCCGAGGTCCGCCGTTACTACCAGCTCGAACGCCTGTGGGGTGACGCGCCCGTCGAGCGAATCGGTGACGGGGAAGCGGAGAGCGGCAGTTGA
- the tatC gene encoding twin-arginine translocase subunit TatC — MRPLREPARAEILREMSFWDHLGELRSVLVSSLILLLGLSIVAWFFSGPIMEWLVADVPVEHLAFLAPSEAFMTRMKLSFILGGLAGFPYVGYRVWRFVSPGLFRRERSRLLPVAAASALLFYAGVAFSYFAVIPVIIQFMLGFATERIQPMISVGAYFTTISRMCLAFGLVFQLPIVILLLSILGVVSPRLFLRQWRYAVVIIFVAAAVFTPPDPVSQVLMAVPLVVLYIGSALVAMLVMRRRKSE; from the coding sequence ATGCGGCCGCTACGCGAGCCGGCGCGCGCCGAGATACTCCGTGAGATGTCCTTCTGGGATCATCTCGGGGAGCTTCGCAGCGTGCTGGTGTCCTCGCTGATACTGCTGCTGGGACTGTCGATCGTTGCCTGGTTCTTCAGCGGCCCCATTATGGAATGGCTGGTGGCCGACGTACCCGTCGAGCATCTGGCATTCCTCGCACCCTCGGAAGCATTCATGACCCGGATGAAGCTCAGCTTCATCCTCGGGGGGCTGGCGGGCTTCCCGTACGTCGGTTACCGGGTGTGGCGCTTCGTATCGCCGGGGCTGTTCCGGCGCGAACGCTCACGCCTCCTGCCGGTGGCGGCCGCGTCGGCGCTGTTGTTCTACGCCGGGGTGGCGTTCTCGTATTTCGCCGTGATTCCGGTGATCATCCAGTTCATGCTGGGCTTTGCTACCGAACGCATCCAGCCCATGATTTCGGTGGGGGCGTACTTCACCACCATTTCGAGGATGTGCCTCGCGTTCGGCCTGGTGTTTCAGCTGCCCATCGTGATCCTGCTGCTGTCCATTCTCGGTGTGGTTTCGCCCCGGCTGTTCCTGCGCCAGTGGCGCTACGCGGTGGTGATCATCTTCGTGGCCGCCGCCGTGTTCACGCCCCCGGACCCGGTGTCACAGGTGCTGATGGCGGTTCCCCTGGTGGTCCTGTATATTGGCAGCGCTCTGGTGGCGATGCTCGTCATGCGCCGCCGCAAGAGCGAATAA
- the nrdR gene encoding transcriptional regulator NrdR: MKCPQCGFEEDKVVDSRTTKEGEAIRRRRECLKCSARFTTYEYIERAPLMVVKKDGRREHYSREKLLGGLVKACEKRPVSREQLEKVVDDIEAVMFARFRNEVKSTEVGNMVIDRLQSLDEVAYVRFASVYRQFKDINQFMSEVRALLDRQNRDDLE; encoded by the coding sequence ATGAAGTGCCCGCAGTGCGGTTTCGAAGAGGACAAGGTGGTGGATTCGCGCACCACCAAGGAGGGCGAAGCCATTCGCCGCCGCCGCGAATGCCTCAAGTGCAGCGCGCGCTTTACCACCTATGAGTACATCGAGCGTGCGCCGCTGATGGTGGTCAAGAAGGACGGGCGCCGCGAGCACTACAGCCGCGAGAAGCTGCTCGGTGGGCTGGTGAAGGCGTGCGAGAAGCGCCCGGTTTCGCGGGAACAGCTGGAGAAGGTGGTCGACGACATCGAAGCGGTGATGTTTGCGCGGTTTCGCAACGAGGTGAAGAGCACGGAAGTCGGCAACATGGTCATCGACCGGCTGCAGTCATTGGACGAGGTGGCGTATGTGCGTTTTGCCTCGGTGTATCGTCAGTTCAAGGACATCAATCAGTTCATGAGCGAGGTGCGTGCTCTGCTTGATCGGCAGAACCGGGACGATCTGGAATGA
- a CDS encoding serine hydroxymethyltransferase, with protein sequence MSRFDESLVKVDPEIAAAIKGEAQRQHGTLEMIASENFVSRAVLAAMGSVMTNKYAEGYPGKRYYGGCEEVDKAEELARSRARKLFGAEHANVQPHSGSQANMSAYFAFLKPGDKIMGLSLSHGGHLTHGHPVNFSGMFFDVVPYEVDRETRMLDYDALRAQALSERPKMLVAGASAYARTWDFPRLRAICDESGCLLMVDMAHFAGLVAAGVHPSPVPYADVVTSTTHKTLRGPRGGFVLTPAGNAEAVDKITFPGMQGGPFMHIIAAKAVCFLDAMSDEFKVYQRQVVANARALAARFMGLGFDVVTGGTDTHLFLLDLTARNLSGKKAEAALEAAGITVNKNTVPFDTRSPFVTSGVRIGTPALTTRGMKEAEMERIADLMGRVLENPADAAVIGEVRRATRDLCDAFPLYPELR encoded by the coding sequence GTGAGCCGTTTTGACGAGAGCCTCGTGAAGGTCGACCCCGAGATTGCCGCCGCCATCAAGGGCGAGGCGCAGCGCCAGCACGGAACCCTGGAGATGATCGCCTCGGAGAACTTCGTGAGCCGCGCGGTGCTCGCCGCCATGGGCTCGGTGATGACCAACAAGTACGCCGAAGGTTACCCCGGCAAGCGTTACTACGGTGGTTGTGAGGAAGTGGACAAGGCGGAGGAACTCGCGCGCTCGCGCGCCCGGAAGCTGTTCGGTGCCGAACACGCAAACGTGCAGCCGCACTCCGGCAGTCAGGCCAACATGTCGGCGTACTTTGCCTTCCTGAAGCCGGGTGACAAGATCATGGGGCTGTCGCTTTCGCACGGTGGTCATCTCACCCACGGACACCCGGTGAATTTTTCCGGCATGTTCTTCGACGTGGTGCCCTACGAGGTGGACCGCGAGACGCGCATGCTGGACTACGATGCGCTGCGCGCGCAGGCGCTGTCCGAGCGCCCGAAGATGCTGGTCGCCGGCGCGAGCGCGTACGCGCGCACCTGGGACTTCCCGCGCCTGAGGGCCATTTGCGACGAGTCCGGCTGTCTGCTCATGGTCGACATGGCCCATTTTGCGGGCCTGGTTGCGGCCGGTGTGCACCCGAGTCCGGTGCCCTACGCCGACGTGGTAACCAGCACCACCCACAAGACGCTGCGTGGTCCGCGCGGCGGATTCGTACTCACGCCGGCGGGGAACGCCGAGGCGGTGGACAAGATTACCTTCCCGGGAATGCAGGGTGGTCCCTTCATGCATATCATCGCCGCCAAGGCGGTGTGCTTCCTGGACGCGATGTCCGACGAATTCAAGGTCTACCAGCGCCAGGTGGTTGCGAACGCGCGCGCGCTGGCGGCGCGCTTCATGGGGCTGGGGTTCGACGTGGTCACGGGGGGAACCGACACGCACCTCTTCCTGCTCGACCTGACCGCGCGCAACCTGAGCGGCAAGAAGGCCGAGGCGGCGCTGGAAGCGGCCGGGATCACCGTCAACAAGAACACGGTGCCCTTCGATACGCGCAGTCCCTTCGTTACCAGTGGCGTTCGCATCGGCACGCCCGCGCTGACCACGCGCGGCATGAAGGAAGCGGAGATGGAGCGCATCGCCGATCTCATGGGGCGCGTGCTGGAGAATCCGGCGGATGCCGCGGTGATCGGCGAGGTGCGCCGTGCCACGCGCGATCTGTGCGACGCGTTCCCGTTGTACCCGGAGTTGCGCTGA
- a CDS encoding low molecular weight protein arginine phosphatase gives MKRILFVCSGNTCRSPLAEAIARQVLAGMGVSVASAGTSAMDGSPASRYSIEVAGEDGLDLNQHRSRMLDAGMVRDADLIVTMGVGHRQTVGALNADALEYTFLLTNFSDSHHGDIPDPIGGSLEVYRRTRRVIRECIESMAGHLPRLDGYKSGAREGKEGQ, from the coding sequence TTGAAGAGAATCCTGTTCGTCTGTTCGGGCAACACGTGCCGGAGCCCGCTCGCGGAGGCGATTGCGAGGCAGGTGCTGGCGGGCATGGGAGTCTCGGTGGCATCCGCCGGCACGTCGGCCATGGATGGCAGCCCGGCCTCTCGGTACTCCATCGAGGTGGCGGGGGAGGACGGACTCGACCTGAACCAGCATCGCTCGCGCATGCTGGACGCCGGGATGGTGCGCGACGCCGACCTCATCGTCACCATGGGTGTGGGGCACCGCCAGACAGTTGGTGCGCTCAATGCGGATGCCCTCGAGTACACGTTCCTCCTGACCAACTTCTCGGACAGCCATCACGGCGATATTCCCGACCCCATCGGGGGTTCACTCGAGGTGTACCGGCGCACCCGCCGTGTCATCCGTGAATGCATCGAGTCCATGGCCGGGCACCTGCCTCGCCTGGACGGATACAAGTCGGGCGCCCGGGAAGGAAAGGAAGGACAGTGA
- a CDS encoding leucyl aminopeptidase: MRPTIKNVSVRSPAGPLREDAVVIPVFAGARALPREALPRDRAAAVAATLLYKGGFAARRGECRVASVVRGKRLLHVVLVGLGKPAAANAEDIADAAGSAATALIQAGAESAAVLLDPVLAAPLPGPDVAHAFLKGMLLSGYAFAVGKRSKARLPRLTIVTAQPARDFAVAIRRARLVSGLIVTVRDWVNTPANAMTPGLFADEGRALCAQYGVSCRVWGRREIEKAAMGGVLGVAEGSREEPRFMVMHYNMDKPRLPLVCLVGKGVTFDSGGISIKPWEKMNEMKSDMAGGAATVAAICGCASLELPVRVVAMVPCVENMPGGGAFRPGDVLTLCSGKTVEVYTTDAEGRLILADAVAYARAHYKPDVIVDIATLTGGAVIALGTRVAPIMGNDNARVDEVRKAGDAAGEPVWPLPLDERFFDMVRGEIADYKNYTGRQASPITGGALVGVFAESTPWVHIDIAGSSWCDGGGASYQSRGATGFGVDLLVRFLEIAAGR; this comes from the coding sequence ATGCGCCCCACCATCAAGAACGTCTCTGTCCGCTCCCCCGCGGGACCGCTGCGCGAAGACGCGGTGGTGATTCCCGTGTTTGCCGGCGCCCGCGCACTGCCGCGCGAGGCGCTCCCGCGCGACCGCGCCGCCGCCGTCGCGGCCACGCTGCTCTACAAGGGCGGCTTTGCGGCACGACGCGGGGAGTGCCGCGTGGCGTCGGTCGTGCGAGGCAAGCGCCTGCTGCACGTGGTGCTGGTGGGACTGGGCAAACCCGCGGCGGCCAACGCCGAGGACATCGCGGACGCTGCCGGATCGGCCGCAACGGCGTTGATCCAGGCCGGCGCCGAATCGGCCGCCGTGCTGCTGGACCCCGTCCTCGCCGCGCCACTACCAGGTCCGGATGTGGCCCACGCCTTTCTCAAGGGTATGCTGCTGTCGGGCTACGCGTTTGCCGTGGGCAAGCGAAGCAAGGCACGACTCCCCAGACTCACCATCGTCACCGCGCAACCCGCGCGCGACTTCGCGGTGGCCATCCGCCGCGCCCGCCTGGTGAGCGGGCTCATCGTCACCGTGCGCGACTGGGTGAACACACCGGCCAACGCCATGACTCCGGGGCTCTTTGCGGACGAGGGGCGGGCGCTGTGCGCTCAATACGGCGTTTCCTGCCGCGTGTGGGGCCGCCGCGAGATCGAGAAAGCCGCCATGGGTGGCGTGCTCGGCGTCGCCGAGGGCAGCCGAGAAGAGCCGCGCTTCATGGTGATGCACTACAACATGGACAAGCCCCGGCTGCCGTTGGTGTGCCTGGTCGGAAAGGGAGTGACGTTCGACTCGGGTGGAATCTCCATCAAGCCGTGGGAGAAGATGAACGAGATGAAGTCCGACATGGCGGGCGGCGCGGCGACGGTGGCAGCCATCTGCGGGTGCGCGTCGCTGGAACTGCCGGTACGTGTGGTGGCGATGGTTCCCTGCGTGGAGAACATGCCCGGCGGGGGCGCGTTTCGCCCCGGCGATGTGCTCACACTGTGTTCGGGCAAGACGGTTGAGGTCTACACCACCGATGCCGAGGGGCGCCTGATACTCGCCGACGCGGTCGCCTACGCGCGCGCGCACTACAAGCCCGATGTCATCGTGGACATCGCCACGCTCACCGGGGGCGCGGTAATCGCGCTCGGAACACGCGTGGCCCCCATCATGGGAAACGACAACGCGCGCGTGGATGAGGTGCGCAAGGCGGGCGATGCGGCCGGAGAACCGGTGTGGCCGCTTCCGCTGGACGAGCGCTTCTTCGACATGGTCCGGGGGGAGATTGCGGACTACAAGAACTACACCGGCCGCCAGGCGTCTCCCATCACCGGCGGCGCGCTGGTGGGGGTCTTCGCCGAGTCGACGCCCTGGGTGCACATTGACATCGCGGGGTCCAGCTGGTGCGACGGTGGTGGCGCGTCCTACCAGTCGCGCGGCGCAACCGGCTTCGGCGTGGATCTGCTGGTTCGTTTTCTGGAGATCGCGGCGGGCCGCTGA